One segment of Mycolicibacterium neworleansense DNA contains the following:
- a CDS encoding cytochrome P450 — translation MEQLFDDLEDFGSFDDAVSGDVRDPFPELARLRREEPVQRIDMSAMPGEAGLPVFIVYRYEDAQQMLRDNLTFSSSGVIAAFGPVLGERVMLGMDEPVHGRLRSLVSKAFSQKALARWEDELVGRVANELIDKFAADGKVDLVKEFTFDYPSRIIAGLLGLPEEDYPQFQRWSISLLSWIMNPERGLAASAALCEYFAPILLARRAQPKDDMISLLAEADIDGEKLTDEEIFSFLRLLLPAGVETTYRSLGNLLFGLLSDTTQLDAVRADRSLLPQAIEEAVRWNPPLLTITRTTTCDTELGGVHIPEGCSVMPMLGSANRQEDRWSDPDEFDIFRTSKGNLGWGHGVHVCLGMHLARLEMRTAINLLLDRLPNLRLDPDGDDPHIRGQVFRSPTSLPVLFG, via the coding sequence GTGGAACAGCTCTTCGACGATCTAGAGGACTTCGGCTCGTTCGACGACGCCGTCTCCGGTGACGTCCGGGATCCGTTCCCGGAGCTCGCCAGGCTCCGGCGTGAGGAGCCGGTCCAGCGGATCGACATGTCGGCTATGCCGGGGGAGGCCGGTCTACCTGTGTTCATTGTCTACCGCTACGAGGATGCCCAGCAGATGCTGCGCGACAATCTGACGTTCTCATCGTCCGGTGTCATCGCAGCGTTCGGCCCGGTGCTCGGTGAACGAGTGATGCTGGGTATGGATGAACCGGTACACGGCCGGCTGCGTTCGCTGGTGTCGAAGGCATTTTCGCAAAAGGCCCTGGCACGTTGGGAAGACGAGTTGGTCGGTCGCGTCGCCAACGAGCTCATCGACAAATTCGCGGCCGACGGCAAGGTCGACCTGGTCAAGGAATTCACGTTCGACTATCCGAGCCGGATCATCGCCGGACTGCTGGGGCTGCCGGAGGAGGACTATCCGCAATTCCAGCGATGGTCCATCTCGCTGCTGAGCTGGATCATGAACCCCGAGCGTGGGCTGGCGGCGTCGGCCGCGCTGTGCGAGTACTTCGCCCCGATCCTGCTGGCCCGCCGCGCGCAGCCGAAGGACGACATGATCAGCCTGCTCGCCGAGGCCGACATCGACGGCGAAAAGCTCACGGACGAGGAGATCTTCTCCTTCCTGCGGTTACTGTTGCCCGCCGGAGTGGAGACGACGTACCGGTCACTGGGCAACCTGCTCTTCGGGTTGCTCTCGGACACAACTCAACTCGATGCTGTCCGGGCCGACCGGTCGCTGCTGCCGCAGGCGATCGAAGAAGCGGTGCGCTGGAATCCGCCCTTGCTGACCATCACTCGGACCACCACGTGTGACACCGAACTCGGCGGCGTGCACATCCCCGAAGGGTGTTCGGTAATGCCTATGCTGGGCTCCGCGAACCGGCAGGAGGATCGCTGGTCCGATCCGGACGAGTTCGACATCTTCCGCACGTCCAAGGGAAACCTGGGCTGGGGCCACGGGGTGCACGTGTGCCTCGGCATGCACCTGGCGCGCCTCGAAATGCGCACCGCCATCAACCTTCTCCTGGACCGGCTGCCCAACCTTCGGCTCGACCCAGACGGAGACGACCCCCACATACGTGGGCAGGTCTTCCGGTCGCCGACGTCGTTACCGGTTCTGTTCGGATGA
- a CDS encoding cytochrome P450, whose translation MSIDDVTTDDDRKKNSYHFDRHTPEYRLQFEKITEEMQSRCPMAWTDVYNGHWVAADSKHVFELARCPVVSNHHDISGETPFQGITIPKASRATVVRGGILEMDEPEHSAYRGALNPYLSPAAIKRWVPFVDEITRAALDEHIESGEIDFVEHLANVVPAVFTLAMMGIELKKWNVYSEPTHASVYTPEHSPDREKINEQHREMGIDIINNMMEIRENPRPGLVNAMLQLRIDGEPAPDMEILGNLGLVIGGGFDTTTALTAHALEWLGQHPDERTRLSDERATLLDPATEEFLRFFTPAPGDGRTFSEDVEVEGQQFKQYERLWLSWAMANRDPSVFDQPNEIILDRKGNRHFSFGIGVHRCVGSNVARTVFKSMLTAVLDRMPDYVCDPEGTVHYDTIGVIQGMRNLPATFTPSKPLGPGLDETLEKLQRICNEQELARPITERKEAAVID comes from the coding sequence GTGAGCATCGATGATGTCACGACCGACGACGACCGTAAGAAGAACTCCTATCACTTCGACCGGCACACGCCGGAATACCGGTTGCAGTTCGAGAAGATCACCGAGGAGATGCAGTCCCGCTGCCCAATGGCATGGACCGACGTCTACAACGGGCACTGGGTAGCCGCCGACAGCAAGCATGTCTTCGAGCTGGCCCGCTGCCCCGTCGTCTCGAACCATCACGACATCAGCGGAGAGACGCCGTTCCAGGGCATCACCATCCCCAAAGCCAGCCGCGCGACGGTGGTGCGCGGCGGGATCCTGGAGATGGATGAACCCGAGCACAGCGCCTACCGCGGGGCGCTGAACCCCTATCTGTCACCCGCGGCGATCAAGCGGTGGGTGCCGTTCGTCGACGAGATCACCCGCGCGGCACTCGATGAGCACATCGAGTCCGGCGAGATCGACTTCGTCGAGCACCTGGCCAACGTGGTGCCCGCGGTGTTCACCCTGGCCATGATGGGCATCGAGCTCAAGAAGTGGAACGTCTACAGCGAGCCCACCCATGCATCGGTGTACACGCCCGAGCACTCTCCCGATCGCGAGAAGATCAACGAGCAGCACCGCGAAATGGGCATCGACATCATCAACAACATGATGGAGATCCGGGAGAACCCCCGGCCCGGGCTGGTCAACGCGATGCTGCAGTTACGCATCGATGGCGAACCGGCCCCGGACATGGAGATCCTCGGCAACCTGGGCCTGGTGATCGGCGGCGGATTCGACACCACCACCGCACTCACCGCCCACGCCCTGGAATGGCTGGGCCAGCACCCTGATGAGCGCACCCGGCTGAGCGACGAGCGCGCGACCCTCCTCGACCCGGCCACCGAGGAGTTCCTGCGTTTCTTCACCCCGGCACCCGGCGATGGACGCACGTTCTCCGAAGACGTCGAGGTCGAGGGGCAGCAGTTCAAGCAGTACGAGCGGCTGTGGTTGTCCTGGGCCATGGCCAACCGCGACCCGTCGGTGTTCGACCAGCCCAACGAGATCATCCTCGACCGAAAGGGCAACCGGCACTTCAGCTTCGGAATCGGAGTGCACCGCTGCGTGGGGTCGAATGTGGCCCGGACGGTGTTCAAGTCGATGCTCACCGCGGTGCTGGACCGGATGCCGGACTACGTGTGCGATCCCGAGGGCACCGTGCACTACGACACCATCGGCGTCATCCAGGGCATGCGGAATCTGCCGGCCACGTTCACGCCGAGCAAGCCGCTGGGACCGGGACTCGACGAGACCCTGGAGAAGCTGCAGCGCATCTGTAATGAGCAGGAGTTGGCCCGGCCCATCACCGAGCGCAAGGAAGCCGCCGTCATCGACTGA
- a CDS encoding SDR family NAD(P)-dependent oxidoreductase yields the protein MKNAVVTGGGSGIGAAIAARLRADGLNVAILDLQPSDDEFAHVADVTDRAAVDTALNAVRAQLGPVSVLVNAAGLDCFKRFSDISFEKWQQIIDVNLNGVFHCIQAALPDMLEAGWGRIVNISSSSTHSGQPFMSPYVAAKSAVNGLTKSLALELGPNGITVNAVPPGFIDTPMLRKAEGKGFLGDTDQQIAQTPVRRMGKPEDIAAACAFFVSEEAGYITGQILGVNGGRNT from the coding sequence ATGAAGAACGCCGTTGTCACCGGAGGAGGTTCGGGCATCGGGGCGGCCATCGCCGCCCGGTTGCGCGCCGACGGCCTCAATGTCGCGATTCTCGACCTGCAGCCATCAGACGACGAGTTCGCCCACGTCGCCGACGTGACCGACCGCGCCGCCGTCGACACCGCACTCAATGCGGTGCGCGCCCAACTCGGCCCGGTCTCGGTGCTGGTCAATGCCGCCGGCCTGGACTGCTTCAAGCGCTTCAGCGACATCTCGTTCGAGAAGTGGCAGCAGATCATCGACGTCAACCTCAACGGCGTCTTCCACTGCATCCAGGCCGCACTTCCCGACATGCTCGAAGCCGGCTGGGGCCGCATCGTCAACATCTCGTCGTCGAGCACGCACTCGGGCCAGCCCTTCATGTCCCCTTATGTCGCGGCGAAGTCCGCGGTGAACGGTCTGACCAAGAGCCTCGCGCTGGAACTCGGACCCAACGGCATCACGGTCAATGCCGTGCCGCCGGGCTTCATCGACACCCCCATGCTGCGCAAGGCCGAAGGCAAGGGCTTCCTCGGCGACACCGACCAGCAGATCGCCCAGACCCCGGTGCGCCGGATGGGCAAGCCCGAGGACATCGCCGCGGCCTGCGCCTTCTTCGTCTCCGAGGAAGCCGGCTACATCACCGGCCAGATCCTCGGTGTCAACGGCGGCCGCAACACCTGA
- a CDS encoding ferredoxin, with protein sequence MKVSVDASRCQGHTLCSMIAPDSFVLDDVDGHASPVSDVVPADQEDAVREAAHSCPEQAIVIED encoded by the coding sequence GTGAAGGTTTCGGTCGATGCCAGTCGCTGCCAGGGCCACACCCTGTGCTCGATGATCGCGCCCGACTCGTTCGTCCTCGACGACGTCGACGGTCACGCGTCACCAGTTTCCGACGTGGTACCCGCGGATCAGGAGGATGCGGTCCGCGAGGCCGCGCACTCCTGCCCTGAGCAAGCCATCGTCATCGAAGATTGA
- a CDS encoding aldehyde dehydrogenase family protein, translating to MADPVKTTFESRMLIDGKLVDGEAGTFTNINPANEQALGEVSDASKADMRRAIEAARRSFDETSWSTDHQLRKRCLEQLHRAIEGELEELREELISEVGAPRAVTHGPQLDAPLADGLTYPAKLIETFPWETDLGDTVVSVTGVNTTRKVWREPIGVVGAIVPWNFPFEVAVNKLGQALATGNTVVLKPAPDTPFNATRLGRLIAEKTDIPAGVVNVVTASDHLVGEELTLSPMVDMISFTGSTAVGKRIMEKGAATMKRLFLELGGKSATIVLEDLDDTAFNSACLIGIGPLLHAGQGCAAPTRMLLPRSRYAEGVAILKAIYENIAPGDPQDPATLCGPVISAKQQSRILGYIRKGVDEGATMLVGSTEAPKEFDKGFWVSPTLFVDVDNSMTIAREEIFGPVLAVIPYEDEEDAIRIANDSPYGLAGNVMSGSLERSLAVARRLRAGFIGLNGTAGYGADTPFGGYKDSGVGRQNGIAGFEQYTEVKSVAYPAQ from the coding sequence ATGGCTGACCCCGTGAAGACGACATTCGAATCAAGAATGCTGATCGACGGCAAGCTCGTCGACGGCGAGGCAGGCACGTTCACCAACATCAACCCGGCGAACGAACAGGCGCTCGGAGAAGTCTCGGATGCCTCGAAAGCCGATATGCGACGCGCCATCGAAGCGGCTCGCCGGTCATTCGACGAGACCAGCTGGTCCACCGACCACCAACTCCGCAAGCGGTGCCTTGAGCAACTGCATCGGGCGATCGAGGGTGAGCTGGAGGAGTTGCGCGAGGAACTCATCTCCGAAGTCGGTGCGCCGCGCGCCGTGACACACGGACCGCAACTCGATGCGCCGCTCGCCGACGGACTCACATATCCGGCCAAGCTCATCGAAACCTTCCCCTGGGAAACCGATCTCGGCGACACCGTGGTGTCGGTCACCGGCGTGAACACCACCCGCAAGGTGTGGCGTGAGCCGATCGGAGTGGTCGGCGCCATCGTGCCGTGGAATTTCCCGTTCGAGGTTGCGGTCAACAAGCTGGGGCAGGCACTGGCGACCGGCAACACCGTGGTGCTCAAACCTGCACCGGACACCCCGTTCAACGCCACACGGCTGGGCCGCCTCATCGCCGAAAAGACCGACATCCCCGCGGGTGTGGTGAACGTCGTGACCGCATCGGATCACCTTGTCGGCGAGGAACTGACCCTGTCACCCATGGTCGACATGATCTCCTTCACCGGCTCGACGGCCGTCGGCAAACGGATCATGGAAAAAGGCGCCGCGACGATGAAGCGGCTGTTCCTCGAACTCGGCGGCAAGTCGGCGACGATCGTGTTGGAGGACTTGGATGACACAGCGTTCAACTCCGCATGTCTAATCGGCATCGGGCCCTTGTTGCACGCCGGGCAGGGCTGCGCCGCACCCACCCGGATGCTGTTGCCGCGTTCGCGCTACGCCGAGGGCGTGGCGATCCTGAAGGCCATCTACGAGAACATTGCGCCGGGGGACCCGCAGGACCCGGCAACCCTGTGCGGTCCGGTCATCTCGGCCAAGCAGCAGTCACGCATCCTCGGCTACATCCGCAAGGGTGTCGACGAAGGCGCCACGATGCTCGTCGGCAGTACCGAGGCACCGAAGGAGTTCGACAAGGGATTTTGGGTCAGCCCAACCCTTTTCGTCGATGTGGACAATTCGATGACCATCGCCCGGGAGGAGATCTTCGGACCCGTTCTCGCCGTCATTCCCTACGAGGACGAAGAAGACGCGATCCGGATCGCCAACGACAGCCCGTACGGGCTCGCCGGCAACGTCATGTCGGGCTCGCTGGAGCGGTCGCTGGCCGTCGCGCGCCGGCTGCGCGCCGGGTTCATCGGGCTCAACGGCACCGCGGGCTACGGCGCCGATACCCCGTTCGGCGGCTACAAGGACAGCGGCGTCGGGCGCCAGAACGGTATTGCCGGATTCGAGCAGTACACCGAAGTGAAATCCGTCGCGTACCCCGCGCAGTAG
- a CDS encoding mycofactocin-coupled SDR family oxidoreductase, whose product MTGKLDGKVAFITGAARGQGRAHAIAMAAEGADIIAVDICRDIPSNPYPLATPDDLAETERSVKELGRRIVARVADVRERHELRDAVEAGIADLGRLDIVVANAGILPMAMGAPDPMQFVDASDVDLVGVMNTVAVTVPHLPEGSSIIVTGSTAGMIRGTTDNPNMGPGGAGYGWSKRVVIEYVEEMSLHLAPKMIRVNAIHPTNCNTHLLQNDGMYSMFRPDLTQQGKKATREDAEPLFTIFQAMPIPYIEPEDMANLGVFLAGDDSRYITGQQIRVDAGSLLKWPNGPGR is encoded by the coding sequence ATGACCGGAAAACTCGATGGCAAGGTCGCTTTCATCACGGGTGCGGCCCGCGGGCAGGGCCGGGCACATGCGATCGCGATGGCGGCCGAAGGCGCCGACATCATCGCGGTCGACATCTGCCGCGACATCCCTTCCAACCCTTACCCGTTGGCCACACCCGACGACCTGGCCGAGACCGAACGTTCCGTCAAGGAACTCGGCCGTCGCATCGTCGCCCGTGTCGCCGATGTGCGCGAGCGCCACGAACTACGTGACGCGGTCGAGGCTGGCATCGCCGATCTCGGCAGGCTCGACATCGTGGTCGCCAATGCCGGCATCCTGCCGATGGCGATGGGCGCCCCGGACCCGATGCAGTTCGTCGACGCCTCCGACGTCGATCTGGTCGGCGTGATGAACACCGTCGCGGTCACCGTCCCGCATCTGCCCGAAGGGTCGTCGATCATCGTCACCGGATCGACCGCGGGCATGATCCGGGGCACCACCGACAACCCCAACATGGGCCCCGGCGGAGCGGGATACGGGTGGAGCAAGCGCGTCGTGATCGAGTACGTCGAGGAAATGAGTTTGCACCTGGCCCCGAAGATGATCCGGGTCAACGCAATTCACCCGACCAACTGCAACACCCACCTGCTGCAGAACGACGGCATGTACTCCATGTTCCGGCCCGATCTCACCCAGCAGGGCAAGAAGGCCACCCGCGAGGATGCCGAACCGCTGTTCACCATCTTCCAGGCCATGCCGATCCCCTACATCGAGCCCGAGGACATGGCGAACCTCGGAGTGTTCCTGGCCGGCGACGACAGCCGCTACATCACCGGGCAGCAGATCAGAGTGGACGCGGGCTCACTGCTCAAGTGGCCCAACGGACCTGGCCGCTGA
- a CDS encoding mycofactocin-coupled SDR family oxidoreductase, which produces MGNAEGRVAGKVAFITGAARGQGRSHAIRLAEEGADIIAVDICKNYDTVGYPMATAEDLEETKNYVEKTGRRIVTAQADVRNEAELRAALESGLAEFGKVDIVVAQAGIAAMKGQPAMQAWTDGINTNFVGTINAIQVALPHLKEGASIIATASAAALMDAHNKPNPGADPGGMGYMISKRLISEYVHALATELAVRGIRANVIHPTNCNTNMLQSEPMYRSFRPDLENPTRADAEPVFGVQQAMKVNFIEPEDISNAVLWLASEESRFVTGMQLRVDAGGYLKWYDYHV; this is translated from the coding sequence GTGGGCAATGCAGAAGGCCGGGTGGCCGGGAAAGTCGCATTCATCACCGGCGCGGCGCGCGGTCAGGGCCGCAGCCACGCGATCCGGCTGGCCGAAGAGGGCGCCGACATCATCGCCGTCGACATCTGTAAGAACTACGACACCGTCGGCTACCCGATGGCGACGGCCGAAGATCTCGAAGAGACCAAGAACTACGTCGAGAAGACCGGCAGGCGCATCGTCACCGCCCAGGCCGATGTCCGCAACGAGGCCGAGCTTCGGGCCGCCCTGGAGTCAGGACTGGCGGAGTTCGGCAAGGTCGACATCGTGGTGGCCCAGGCCGGCATCGCCGCGATGAAGGGCCAGCCCGCGATGCAGGCCTGGACCGACGGCATCAACACCAACTTCGTCGGCACCATCAACGCCATCCAGGTCGCACTGCCGCACCTCAAGGAGGGCGCCTCGATCATCGCGACCGCGTCGGCCGCCGCGCTGATGGATGCCCACAACAAGCCCAATCCCGGTGCTGATCCGGGCGGCATGGGCTACATGATCTCCAAGCGCCTCATCTCCGAGTACGTCCATGCGCTGGCCACCGAACTGGCGGTGCGCGGTATCCGCGCCAACGTCATCCACCCGACCAACTGCAACACCAACATGCTGCAGAGCGAGCCGATGTACCGCTCGTTCCGGCCGGACCTGGAGAACCCCACCCGGGCCGACGCCGAGCCGGTGTTCGGTGTGCAGCAGGCCATGAAGGTCAACTTCATCGAGCCCGAAGACATCAGCAATGCGGTGCTGTGGCTGGCCTCCGAAGAGTCACGGTTCGTCACCGGCATGCAGCTGCGCGTCGATGCCGGCGGTTACCTCAAGTGGTACGACTACCACGTGTGA
- a CDS encoding aldehyde dehydrogenase family protein, which translates to MQQEAPTIAQEQRADRKLLIGGELRETPRTFPSVNPATGEVFGYAPDATVADAEAAVAAARHAFDNTDWSTNTELRIHCLEQLHRALLEHRDELAALTTTEVGATAALCAGAQLDGPIDIVRYYAELLKTYPLTEDLGNIESRGMQHHRWVEKEAAGVVAAIIAYNYPNQLALAKLAPALAAGCTVVLKSAPDTPLITLALGELIANHTDIPAGVVNVLSGADPEVGAVLTTSADVDMVTFTGSTPTGRRIMAAASETLKKVFLELGGKSAAIVLDDADFNSAALFSAFSMVTHAGQGCALTSRLLVPAKHRDEIVELIKNNFGHVRFGNPTDPKTYMGPLISEKQRDKVDGMVKRAVEAGATLVTGGEKVDPGYFYTPTLLADVDPDSEIAQEEVFGPVLAVIAYEDDDDAVRIANNSIYGLSGAVFGSEDRALAVARRIRTGTFSINGGNYFSPDSPFGGFKQSGIGREMGTAGLEEFMEAKTFARVVS; encoded by the coding sequence ATGCAGCAGGAAGCGCCGACCATCGCGCAAGAACAGCGGGCTGACCGGAAGTTGTTGATCGGCGGAGAGCTGCGCGAGACGCCGCGGACGTTTCCTTCCGTCAATCCAGCTACCGGTGAGGTGTTCGGCTACGCACCCGACGCCACGGTCGCCGATGCGGAGGCCGCGGTCGCCGCGGCCAGGCACGCATTCGACAACACCGACTGGTCCACCAACACCGAACTGCGGATCCACTGCTTGGAGCAGTTGCACCGGGCACTGCTCGAGCACCGCGACGAACTGGCCGCACTGACCACCACCGAGGTGGGCGCCACCGCGGCACTGTGCGCCGGAGCTCAGCTGGACGGTCCGATCGACATCGTCCGGTACTACGCCGAGCTGCTCAAGACCTACCCGCTGACCGAGGACCTCGGAAACATCGAGAGCCGCGGCATGCAGCATCACCGGTGGGTGGAGAAGGAAGCCGCCGGCGTCGTCGCCGCGATCATCGCTTACAACTATCCGAACCAGCTGGCGCTGGCCAAGCTCGCACCGGCCCTGGCCGCCGGGTGCACCGTTGTCCTCAAGTCGGCTCCGGACACCCCGCTGATCACGCTGGCACTCGGCGAGCTGATCGCCAACCACACCGACATCCCGGCCGGCGTCGTCAACGTCCTGTCGGGTGCGGACCCGGAGGTGGGGGCGGTGCTCACCACGAGTGCCGACGTCGACATGGTCACCTTCACCGGCTCCACGCCGACGGGCCGGCGCATCATGGCCGCGGCCAGCGAGACCTTGAAGAAGGTGTTCCTGGAGCTCGGGGGTAAGTCCGCCGCGATCGTCCTCGACGATGCCGACTTCAACAGCGCCGCACTGTTCTCGGCGTTCAGCATGGTCACCCACGCCGGTCAGGGCTGCGCACTGACCTCACGGCTGCTGGTGCCGGCCAAACACCGCGACGAGATCGTCGAGCTGATCAAGAACAACTTTGGGCACGTGCGGTTTGGAAATCCGACCGATCCCAAGACCTACATGGGGCCGTTGATCAGCGAGAAGCAGCGCGACAAGGTCGACGGCATGGTCAAGCGCGCGGTCGAAGCCGGCGCCACGCTGGTCACCGGCGGCGAGAAGGTCGACCCCGGCTACTTCTATACGCCGACCCTGCTGGCCGACGTTGACCCCGACAGTGAGATCGCCCAGGAAGAGGTCTTCGGGCCGGTGCTGGCGGTGATCGCCTACGAGGACGACGACGACGCGGTGCGCATCGCCAACAACTCGATCTACGGGCTGTCCGGCGCGGTGTTCGGCAGTGAGGACCGCGCGCTGGCGGTGGCCCGGCGGATCAGGACCGGGACGTTCTCGATCAACGGCGGCAACTACTTCAGCCCCGACAGTCCGTTCGGCGGGTTCAAGCAGTCAGGCATCGGCCGGGAGATGGGGACCGCAGGACTCGAAGAGTTCATGGAGGCCAAGACGTTCGCGCGGGTGGTGTCATGA
- a CDS encoding spirocyclase AveC family protein produces MNVDILIKAGVAFAYLTGLGFLAVGIYLSYRRGRLHPLLLLCISALSFSWIEAPYDWAMYAQFPPALPRMPSWWPLNMTWGGLPSAVPVGYMGYFVLPAIIGAALGRWASGKWNWRRPQTLLLVGFAVGFCWALFFNAIIGARLGLFYYGYVIEGLGLWEGTRHQYPIYDAIAMGVQMMVFTYLLGRTDDEGRNVIEMWADKISKTRLQSAVLSVIAVIVVGHAVYASVFAPHLVTKLGGWVTVGPTEQLFPGVANQPR; encoded by the coding sequence GTGAACGTCGACATCCTCATCAAGGCCGGAGTCGCGTTCGCCTACCTCACCGGCCTGGGCTTCCTGGCGGTCGGGATCTACCTGAGCTATCGACGCGGGCGGCTGCACCCGTTGCTGTTGCTCTGCATCTCGGCGCTCTCGTTCTCCTGGATCGAGGCGCCCTACGACTGGGCGATGTACGCACAGTTTCCGCCCGCGCTGCCGAGGATGCCGTCGTGGTGGCCGCTGAACATGACCTGGGGTGGGCTCCCGTCGGCGGTGCCGGTCGGCTACATGGGGTACTTCGTGTTGCCTGCCATCATCGGTGCGGCCCTGGGGCGTTGGGCGAGCGGCAAGTGGAACTGGCGGCGGCCGCAGACCTTGTTGCTCGTGGGCTTCGCCGTCGGGTTCTGCTGGGCGTTGTTCTTCAACGCGATCATCGGTGCGCGGCTCGGCCTGTTCTACTACGGCTACGTGATCGAGGGACTCGGTCTGTGGGAGGGGACCAGGCACCAGTACCCGATCTATGACGCCATCGCGATGGGCGTGCAGATGATGGTGTTCACGTATCTGCTGGGCCGAACTGATGACGAGGGCCGCAACGTCATCGAGATGTGGGCGGACAAGATCTCGAAGACCAGGCTGCAATCAGCCGTGCTGTCGGTGATCGCAGTCATCGTCGTCGGGCACGCGGTCTATGCCTCGGTCTTCGCGCCGCACCTGGTCACCAAGCTGGGCGGGTGGGTCACCGTGGGCCCCACCGAGCAATTGTTCCCCGGCGTCGCGAATCAGCCGAGATAG
- a CDS encoding cytochrome P450 yields the protein MTDFETVDFFTDPALVPDPYPYFDHLRSKCPVAHATPFDVLAVTGYDEALAVYKDPAFSSCVSVAGPFSGLPFGPGDSDDVSELIEEHRLAVPMGEHITSQDPPLHTRTRGLMNKLITPKRLKENEDFMWRLADQQLDTFVDRGSAEFLADYAKPFSLLVIADLLGVPGEDHEEFKAAFALETVGELGKEAPTTHNPLQWLNDKFYAYIEDRRRAPREDVLTGLAQAKYEDGSTPDIEDVMNLSTFLFAAGTETTTKLVSSAVRFIADNPGFETMLRDDRARIPSFLEETLRMESPVKSHFRMASKTTSIGDVEVPAGTTVMVLPGACNRDERKFPDPNTFQPDRSNVREQIAFIRGVHSCPGAPLARAEGRISLNRILDRMSDITISTEHHGPAEDRRYNYEPTFIMRGLSELHIEFKPAADRPAH from the coding sequence ATGACCGACTTCGAGACAGTGGACTTCTTCACCGACCCGGCGCTGGTGCCCGACCCATATCCCTACTTCGACCATCTGAGATCGAAATGTCCTGTCGCCCATGCCACTCCGTTCGACGTGCTGGCCGTCACCGGTTATGACGAGGCGCTGGCGGTCTACAAGGACCCCGCGTTCTCGTCGTGCGTGTCGGTGGCGGGCCCGTTCTCCGGCCTGCCGTTCGGGCCGGGGGACAGTGACGACGTCTCGGAGCTGATCGAGGAACACCGGCTCGCGGTCCCGATGGGCGAGCACATCACCTCGCAGGATCCCCCGCTGCACACCCGCACCCGCGGTCTGATGAACAAGCTGATCACCCCGAAGCGCCTCAAGGAGAACGAGGACTTCATGTGGCGGCTGGCCGACCAGCAGCTCGACACGTTCGTCGACCGCGGATCGGCCGAGTTCCTGGCCGATTACGCCAAGCCGTTCTCGCTGTTGGTCATCGCCGACCTGCTTGGTGTTCCCGGCGAGGACCACGAGGAATTCAAGGCGGCGTTCGCGCTGGAGACCGTGGGCGAGCTAGGGAAGGAGGCGCCGACCACGCACAACCCCCTGCAGTGGCTCAACGACAAGTTCTATGCCTACATCGAGGACCGCAGGCGGGCGCCGCGTGAGGACGTGCTGACCGGGCTGGCGCAGGCCAAGTACGAGGACGGATCGACGCCCGACATCGAGGACGTCATGAACCTGTCGACATTCCTGTTCGCCGCCGGCACCGAGACCACGACCAAGCTGGTCAGTTCGGCGGTCCGGTTCATCGCGGACAACCCGGGATTCGAGACTATGCTGCGCGACGACCGGGCCAGGATTCCGTCCTTTCTCGAAGAGACACTGCGGATGGAGAGCCCGGTCAAATCGCACTTCCGGATGGCGAGCAAGACCACGAGCATCGGTGACGTCGAGGTGCCGGCCGGTACGACGGTCATGGTGCTGCCGGGAGCCTGCAACCGTGACGAACGGAAATTCCCCGACCCCAACACCTTCCAGCCCGATCGCTCCAACGTGCGGGAGCAGATCGCGTTCATCCGGGGAGTGCACTCGTGCCCGGGTGCACCACTGGCGCGCGCGGAGGGCCGGATATCGCTCAACCGGATCTTGGACCGGATGTCCGACATCACGATCTCCACCGAGCACCACGGCCCGGCCGAGGATCGCCGTTACAACTATGAGCCGACGTTCATCATGCGCGGGCTCAGCGAGCTTCACATCGAATTCAAACCGGCCGCTGACCGGCCAGCACACTAG
- a CDS encoding hemophore-related protein — protein sequence MIKSSVKYIAAALGGLAVAVPLSAGVASAQPDFSGVVNTTCTYEQVIAALNAQRPDLAEQFNTSPFAQGALRNFLASGPVERQQTVTQLQGSPMAAQYFGPINSIARTCNNY from the coding sequence GTGATCAAGTCTTCTGTCAAGTACATCGCGGCTGCTCTCGGCGGGCTGGCCGTTGCGGTTCCGCTGTCAGCAGGGGTGGCATCGGCCCAGCCCGACTTCAGCGGGGTCGTCAACACCACGTGTACCTACGAGCAGGTCATCGCCGCGCTCAACGCGCAGCGTCCTGACCTTGCCGAGCAGTTCAACACGTCTCCGTTCGCCCAGGGCGCGTTGCGCAATTTCCTGGCCTCGGGTCCCGTCGAGCGCCAGCAGACGGTGACCCAGCTGCAGGGCAGCCCGATGGCCGCGCAGTACTTCGGGCCGATCAACTCGATCGCGCGTACCTGCAACAACTACTGA